The proteins below are encoded in one region of Solidesulfovibrio sp.:
- the rho gene encoding transcription termination factor Rho, with amino-acid sequence MNLSELKLKSMPELMDLAVQYNVENPNGMRKQELIFALLQSCASQNGAIFGEGVLEILPDGFGFLRSPMYSYMPGPDDIYVSPSQIRRFGLRKGDVVSGQIRPPKEGERYFALLRVGEIGFAPPEASRNLVLFDNLTPLYPDKRYVMENGAENYSSRVIDLLTPIGHGQRGIIVAPPRTGKTMLLQTIANSINANRPDVFLIVLLIDERPEEVTDMERTVKAEVVSSTFDEPPQRHVQVAEMVIEKAKRLVERKIDVVILLDSITRLGRAYNAVTPSSGRVLSGGLDANALQRPKRFFGAARNIEGGGSLTIIATALIDTGSRMDEVIFEEFKGTGNMEIYLDRHLAEKRVFPAIDINRSGTRKEELLLETDVLNRVWILRKLLAPMSPIDSMEFLLDKMRGTKTNREFLDLMNR; translated from the coding sequence ATGAACCTCTCCGAGCTCAAGCTCAAGAGCATGCCCGAACTCATGGACCTGGCTGTCCAGTATAACGTCGAGAACCCCAACGGCATGCGCAAGCAGGAGCTCATCTTCGCCCTGCTGCAAAGTTGCGCCTCGCAAAACGGCGCCATCTTCGGCGAGGGCGTGCTGGAGATCCTGCCCGACGGCTTCGGTTTCCTGCGCTCGCCCATGTACAGCTACATGCCGGGCCCGGACGACATCTACGTCTCGCCCTCCCAGATCCGCCGCTTCGGCCTGCGCAAGGGCGACGTGGTCTCGGGCCAGATCCGGCCGCCCAAGGAAGGCGAGCGCTATTTCGCCCTGCTGCGCGTGGGCGAGATCGGCTTCGCCCCGCCCGAGGCCTCGCGCAACCTGGTGCTTTTTGACAACCTGACGCCGCTGTACCCGGACAAGCGCTACGTCATGGAAAACGGCGCCGAGAACTACTCCTCCCGGGTCATCGACCTGCTCACCCCCATCGGTCACGGCCAGCGCGGCATCATCGTCGCCCCGCCCCGCACCGGCAAGACCATGCTGCTCCAGACCATCGCCAACTCGATTAACGCCAACCGGCCCGACGTCTTCCTCATCGTGCTTTTAATCGACGAGCGGCCCGAGGAAGTCACGGACATGGAGCGCACGGTCAAGGCCGAGGTGGTCTCCTCCACCTTCGACGAGCCGCCCCAGCGCCACGTGCAGGTGGCCGAGATGGTCATCGAGAAGGCCAAGCGCCTGGTCGAGCGCAAGATCGACGTGGTCATCCTTTTAGACAGCATCACCCGCCTGGGCCGGGCCTACAACGCCGTGACCCCGTCTTCCGGGCGCGTGCTTTCCGGCGGCCTGGACGCCAACGCCCTGCAGCGGCCCAAGCGCTTTTTCGGCGCCGCCCGCAACATCGAGGGCGGCGGGTCGCTGACCATCATCGCCACGGCCCTTATCGACACCGGCTCGCGCATGGACGAGGTCATTTTCGAGGAGTTCAAGGGCACCGGCAACATGGAAATCTACCTGGACCGCCATCTGGCCGAAAAGCGCGTCTTCCCGGCCATCGACATCAACCGGTCCGGCACCCGCAAGGAAGAACTGCTGCTCGAAACCGACGTGCTCAACCGCGTCTGGATCCTGCGCAAGCTCCTTGCCCCCATGAGCCCCATCGATTCCATGGAATTCCTCCTGGACAAGATGCGCGGCACCAAAACCAACCGCGAGTTCCTCGACCTCATGAACCGCTAG
- a CDS encoding CarD family transcriptional regulator, with the protein MFSEDQLVVYPAQGVGRVERIETQVIGGASADFFIVRILSNNVTLMVPVKNAVNVGLRPLCTAERGREIIESLKDRSDFTGYTGQNWNRRYREYSEKLKSGDLADVAYVLKELLLIGQNKELSFGERRLLEQATSLLTLELALALGQEQQDIKDVIGEIFADVLAPKIEE; encoded by the coding sequence GTGTTTTCCGAGGACCAACTCGTCGTATATCCGGCCCAGGGCGTGGGCAGGGTCGAACGCATAGAGACCCAGGTCATCGGCGGCGCCTCGGCCGACTTTTTCATCGTGCGCATTTTAAGCAACAATGTCACGCTGATGGTGCCGGTCAAAAACGCCGTCAACGTGGGCCTGCGCCCCCTGTGCACGGCCGAGCGCGGCCGGGAAATCATCGAGTCCCTGAAAGACCGCTCGGACTTCACCGGCTACACCGGCCAGAACTGGAACCGCCGCTACCGCGAATATTCCGAGAAGCTCAAAAGCGGCGACCTGGCCGACGTGGCCTACGTGCTCAAGGAACTCCTGCTGATCGGCCAGAACAAGGAGTTGTCCTTCGGCGAGCGGCGGCTCCTCGAACAGGCCACGAGCCTTTTGACCCTGGAGCTGGCCCTGGCCCTGGGCCAGGAACAGCAGGACATCAAGGACGTCATAGGCGAGATATTCGCCGACGTCCTGGCCCCCAAGATCGAAGAGTGA
- the pth gene encoding aminoacyl-tRNA hydrolase, which produces MAVTALIAGLGNPGPRYAATRHNFGFLAVDALVDRARELGGAPRSTLTSRKDLEAATLSLPVLPGGAFAQFVCVKPLTFMNLSGRAVRAVMDFYGLTPADVLVIHDELDLPLGRMRAKRGGGNAGHNGLKSLTQDLGSPDFARLRLGIGRPEPGRDVAGYVLEPFRNDEMAVVRKVVPAAVDLVLTFFEDGLDAAMRKAGGFDATA; this is translated from the coding sequence ATGGCCGTAACCGCCCTCATCGCGGGCCTGGGCAACCCCGGCCCACGCTACGCCGCAACCCGGCACAACTTCGGCTTCCTGGCCGTGGACGCCCTCGTCGACCGGGCCCGGGAGCTGGGCGGCGCGCCCCGATCCACGCTCACCTCGCGCAAGGACCTGGAAGCGGCCACCCTCTCCCTGCCGGTGCTGCCGGGCGGGGCCTTTGCCCAGTTCGTGTGCGTCAAGCCGCTGACCTTCATGAACCTAAGCGGCCGGGCCGTGCGGGCGGTCATGGATTTCTACGGCCTGACGCCGGCCGACGTCCTGGTCATCCACGACGAGCTCGACCTGCCGCTGGGGCGCATGCGGGCCAAGCGCGGCGGCGGCAACGCCGGCCACAACGGCCTCAAGTCCCTGACCCAGGATCTGGGCAGCCCGGATTTCGCCCGCCTGCGCCTGGGCATCGGCCGGCCCGAACCCGGCCGCGACGTGGCCGGCTACGTGCTCGAACCCTTCCGAAACGACGAGATGGCCGTGGTGCGCAAGGTCGTGCCGGCGGCCGTGGACCTGGTCCTGACCTTTTTCGAGGACGGCCTGGACGCGGCCATGCGCAAGGCCGGCGGCTTCGACGCCACGGCCTGA
- a CDS encoding 50S ribosomal protein L25/general stress protein Ctc, with protein MREMQNLAVTTRAGLGKGANRKLRAEDMVPGIYYDATGANIPVMVEHLPLQKLYAKTSSAHVFHLNIKGEAGQDVKPALVWKLEHHPTKPRITHVDFYGVDLEKPIRVHIPVEVTGKAKGQVKGGVLELHRETIEVASLPLSIPDKVVIDITPLDVNESVQVADLQLPEGVSAVYDDNYAILAIVMPEAEAAAPGA; from the coding sequence ATGAGAGAGATGCAAAACCTGGCCGTTACGACCCGTGCCGGTCTCGGCAAGGGGGCCAACAGAAAGCTGCGCGCCGAGGATATGGTTCCGGGCATCTACTACGACGCCACCGGCGCCAACATTCCGGTCATGGTCGAGCATTTGCCCCTGCAGAAGCTCTACGCCAAGACCTCCTCCGCCCACGTCTTCCATCTCAACATCAAGGGCGAGGCCGGCCAGGACGTCAAGCCGGCCCTGGTCTGGAAGCTCGAACACCACCCGACCAAGCCGCGCATCACCCATGTGGACTTCTACGGCGTGGACCTCGAAAAGCCCATCCGCGTCCACATCCCGGTGGAAGTGACCGGCAAGGCCAAGGGCCAGGTCAAGGGCGGCGTCCTGGAATTGCACCGCGAGACCATCGAGGTGGCCTCCCTGCCGCTGTCCATCCCGGACAAGGTGGTCATCGACATCACGCCCCTGGACGTCAACGAGAGCGTGCAAGTGGCCGACTTGCAGCTGCCCGAGGGCGTGAGCGCCGTCTACGACGACAACTACGCCATCCTGGCCATCGTCATGCCCGAAGCCGAAGCCGCCGCCCCCGGCGCCTAG
- a CDS encoding ribose-phosphate pyrophosphokinase has translation MAQGDLKILTGTSNPVLAAAICDHLGCTLLPAKVGTFSDGEIRVEIGANVRGSDIFVVQSTSYPVNFNLMELSLMLDALKRASAQRVTAVVPYYGYARQDRKVAPRAPISAKLVADFLTVAGMNRLLTIDLHAGQIQGFFNLPVDNLFSAPIMAEYFKEFQGQNLCVVSPDAGGVERARSFAKRLGATLAIIDKRRDAPNQAQAMHVIGDVKDKLCVVLDDMIDTAGTICQAGTVLLDNGAREVMAAATHPVLSGPAIERLDASPFSQIVTTNTIPLNDTAKACSKIKILSIAGLLAKAIHNIHTESSVSVLFT, from the coding sequence ATGGCGCAAGGCGATCTGAAAATCCTCACCGGCACGTCCAACCCCGTCCTGGCCGCCGCCATCTGCGACCACCTGGGCTGCACGCTGCTCCCGGCCAAGGTCGGCACCTTCAGCGACGGCGAGATCCGCGTCGAGATCGGGGCCAACGTGCGCGGCTCCGACATCTTCGTGGTCCAGTCCACCTCCTATCCGGTCAATTTCAACCTGATGGAATTGAGCCTGATGCTGGATGCCCTCAAGCGCGCCAGTGCCCAGCGCGTCACGGCCGTGGTCCCCTACTACGGCTACGCCCGCCAGGACCGCAAGGTCGCCCCGCGCGCCCCCATCTCCGCCAAGCTCGTGGCCGATTTCCTGACGGTTGCCGGCATGAACCGCCTGCTGACCATCGACCTCCACGCCGGCCAGATCCAGGGCTTTTTCAACCTGCCCGTGGACAACCTCTTTTCCGCCCCGATCATGGCCGAATACTTCAAGGAATTCCAGGGCCAGAACCTCTGCGTGGTCTCGCCCGACGCCGGCGGCGTGGAGCGGGCCCGGTCCTTCGCCAAACGCCTGGGCGCCACGCTCGCCATCATCGACAAGCGCCGCGACGCCCCCAACCAGGCCCAAGCCATGCACGTCATCGGCGACGTCAAGGACAAGCTGTGCGTGGTCCTCGACGACATGATCGACACCGCCGGCACCATCTGCCAGGCCGGCACCGTGCTGCTGGACAACGGCGCCCGCGAGGTCATGGCCGCCGCCACCCACCCGGTGCTGTCCGGGCCGGCCATCGAGCGCCTGGACGCCTCGCCCTTTTCCCAGATCGTGACCACCAACACGATCCCCTTAAACGACACGGCCAAGGCCTGCTCCAAGATCAAGATCCTGTCCATCGCCGGGCTCTTGGCCAAAGCCATCCATAATATCCACACCGAGTCCTCGGTGAGCGTGCTCTTCACGTAA
- the ispE gene encoding 4-(cytidine 5'-diphospho)-2-C-methyl-D-erythritol kinase, with the protein MGLLPLCVEETVLPVPCKVNLHLAVGPRRADGYHNIETLFFPLPEPADVFSVRRFDGPGEIDFMCSDPDLETDDNLVARAYRVFAAATGFAPRLEVMLKKRIPHGAGLGGGSADAAAMLGYLNERAGDLALDDAALARLAVGLGADVPFFLQGRPALATGVGERLVPFDPGLSGWHVVLACPACRVNTAWAYAALDTARTFPAKPGAQCLTSAFEANKRSFCVTGAPLRNDFEPVVFAAHPEIGRAKERLLAFGAAGALLSGTGSAVFGLFRTRHAAVVAMAQLSGNGPRVFLASL; encoded by the coding sequence ATGGGCCTACTGCCGCTTTGCGTTGAGGAAACCGTCCTCCCCGTGCCCTGCAAGGTCAACCTGCACCTTGCCGTGGGGCCACGCCGCGCCGATGGCTACCACAACATCGAGACCCTGTTCTTCCCCCTGCCCGAGCCCGCCGACGTCTTCTCCGTGCGCCGCTTCGACGGCCCGGGCGAAATCGACTTCATGTGCTCCGACCCGGACCTGGAAACCGACGACAACCTCGTGGCCCGCGCCTACCGTGTCTTCGCCGCGGCCACGGGCTTCGCCCCCCGCCTGGAAGTGATGCTCAAAAAGCGCATTCCCCACGGCGCGGGCCTGGGCGGCGGCTCGGCCGACGCGGCCGCCATGCTCGGCTACCTCAACGAGCGGGCCGGGGACCTGGCCCTGGACGACGCGGCCCTGGCCCGCCTGGCGGTCGGCCTCGGCGCCGACGTCCCCTTTTTCCTTCAGGGTCGGCCGGCCCTGGCCACGGGCGTGGGCGAGCGCCTCGTGCCCTTCGACCCGGGGCTTTCCGGCTGGCATGTCGTCCTGGCCTGCCCCGCCTGCCGGGTCAATACGGCCTGGGCCTACGCCGCCCTGGACACCGCCCGAACTTTCCCCGCCAAACCCGGGGCACAGTGCTTGACAAGCGCATTTGAGGCCAATAAAAGGTCCTTTTGCGTCACCGGAGCGCCCTTGCGAAACGACTTCGAACCGGTCGTATTCGCCGCCCATCCCGAGATCGGGCGAGCCAAGGAGCGCCTGCTGGCCTTCGGGGCGGCGGGCGCGCTTCTTTCCGGGACGGGTTCCGCGGTGTTCGGGCTTTTCCGCACACGCCACGCGGCCGTGGTGGCCATGGCGCAGTTGTCGGGAAACGGACCCCGCGTTTTTCTCGCGTCGCTGTGA